A single window of Bordetella genomosp. 11 DNA harbors:
- a CDS encoding class I SAM-dependent methyltransferase, with the protein MPQTFPPPLDDASRAHAERMAAHLRLAIAQAGGWLSFEHWMADALYAPGLGYYAAGSAKLAQPAGGTGIAGDFVTAPELTPLFGATLAAQAAQVLRQTGTLDVLEFGAGTGALAEQVLAALDAEGLDARYRIVEVSADLRARQQARLAPHGDRVAWLDRLPDAFEGCVLANEVLDAMPVQVFRWDETGALLERGVVATAEGGFAWSDRPAPPRLLQVMSERMPPLEGYVSEVNLQGEAWLRGMGQWLRRGAALIIDYGFPRHEYYHPQRAAGTLMCHLRHHAHADPFLAPGLQDITAHVDFTAMADAALAGGLDVLGYLSQANFLVNAGLVERVGSLDPADAAAYARAVAPVQKLLSEAEMGELFKVLAVGRDVDPPLLGFRRGDRRAML; encoded by the coding sequence ATGCCACAGACCTTCCCCCCGCCACTCGATGACGCATCCCGCGCCCACGCCGAGCGCATGGCCGCGCATCTGCGCCTGGCGATTGCCCAGGCCGGCGGGTGGTTGTCGTTCGAACACTGGATGGCCGACGCCCTGTACGCGCCCGGCCTGGGTTACTACGCCGCGGGCAGCGCCAAGCTGGCCCAGCCGGCCGGCGGCACGGGGATCGCGGGCGATTTCGTGACCGCGCCGGAGCTGACCCCCTTGTTCGGCGCGACGCTGGCGGCGCAGGCCGCGCAAGTGCTGCGGCAGACCGGCACCCTGGACGTACTGGAGTTCGGCGCGGGAACCGGGGCCCTGGCCGAACAGGTCCTGGCCGCGCTGGACGCGGAGGGCCTGGACGCGCGCTATCGCATCGTCGAAGTCTCCGCCGACCTGCGCGCGCGCCAGCAGGCGCGGCTGGCGCCGCATGGCGACCGCGTCGCCTGGCTGGACCGCTTGCCCGACGCCTTCGAAGGGTGCGTGCTGGCCAACGAAGTGCTGGACGCCATGCCGGTGCAGGTGTTTCGCTGGGACGAGACCGGCGCCCTGCTTGAACGGGGCGTCGTGGCCACGGCCGAAGGTGGTTTTGCCTGGTCGGACCGGCCCGCGCCGCCGCGGCTGCTGCAAGTCATGAGCGAGCGCATGCCCCCGCTGGAGGGCTATGTCTCGGAAGTCAATCTGCAAGGCGAGGCCTGGCTGCGCGGCATGGGGCAATGGCTGCGGCGCGGCGCGGCGCTGATCATCGATTACGGCTTTCCCCGCCACGAGTACTACCATCCGCAGCGCGCCGCCGGCACGTTGATGTGCCACCTGCGCCATCACGCCCACGCCGACCCTTTCCTGGCACCCGGGCTGCAGGACATCACCGCGCACGTCGATTTCACGGCCATGGCCGACGCCGCGCTGGCCGGCGGCCTGGATGTGCTGGGCTATCTGTCGCAGGCGAATTTCCTGGTGAACGCCGGCCTGGTGGAACGCGTGGGAAGCCTGGACCCGGCCGACGCCGCGGCCTATGCGCGTGCCGTGGCGCCGGTGCAGAAACTGCTCTCCGAGGCCGAGATGGGGGAATTGTTCAAGGTGCTGGCCGTGGGCCGGGACGTGGACCCGCCGCTGCTCGGTTTCCGGCGCGGCGACCGGCGCGCCATGCTGTAG
- a CDS encoding DEAD/DEAH box helicase: MSFETLGLAPTLLSALQEAGFTTPTSVQAAAIPQAIAGQDLMVSSQTGSGKTAAFMLPALNRIAQMPANKGTGVQVLVLTPTRELALQVNDATRLYGKNLRDLRTATVVGGMPYGAQLKALSRRVDVLVATPGRLIDHLQAGRVKMNTVHTLVLDEADRMLDMGFIEDIETIISRLPAERQTLLFSATLDGTVAKLAAKMMRDPQRIEIAGHKEKHSNITQSLLYADDAAHKMQLLDHVLRDAALDQAIVFTATKRGADDLADRLTDQGFAAAALHGDMNQRQRTRTLGMLQRGQLKVLVATDVAARGIDVQGISHAVNFDLPMQAEDYVHRIGRTGRAGRDGLAFTLATHAERHKVRRIEHFTGQTLTPQVIAGLEPKRAARPAYERTGGKPSFGKRPFNRDNRGSYAGGRPFEDRPRREGAGPQYSGPAAGDRPARPQGDRPFRADGEFRGAERGFRPEGGYRKPAEGFRSEGGFRKPEGAARTEGGFRPADRGFRAEGAARPERGFTHGDRPQRTEGAFRAARSEGGLRADKAVREGGGAGGHSAERAARPAFDKRPARPAKSFKPAYAGRRD, encoded by the coding sequence ATGTCTTTCGAAACACTGGGACTCGCTCCCACCCTGTTGTCCGCCCTGCAAGAAGCGGGCTTCACCACTCCCACCTCCGTACAAGCCGCCGCGATTCCGCAAGCCATCGCCGGCCAGGACCTGATGGTCTCTTCGCAGACGGGTAGCGGCAAGACCGCGGCCTTCATGCTGCCGGCGTTGAATCGCATCGCGCAAATGCCCGCCAACAAGGGCACCGGCGTGCAGGTGCTGGTTCTGACGCCGACGCGCGAACTGGCCCTGCAGGTCAACGATGCGACGCGCCTGTACGGCAAGAATCTGCGCGACCTGCGGACCGCCACGGTCGTTGGCGGCATGCCCTACGGCGCGCAGCTGAAGGCCTTGTCGCGCCGCGTCGACGTGCTGGTCGCCACCCCGGGCCGCCTGATCGACCATTTGCAGGCCGGCCGCGTCAAGATGAACACGGTGCATACGCTGGTGCTGGACGAAGCCGACCGCATGCTGGACATGGGCTTCATCGAGGATATCGAGACCATCATCAGCCGCCTGCCGGCCGAACGCCAGACGCTGCTGTTCTCGGCGACGCTGGACGGCACGGTCGCCAAGCTGGCCGCGAAGATGATGCGCGATCCGCAGCGCATCGAGATCGCCGGCCACAAGGAAAAGCATTCCAATATCACGCAGAGCCTGCTGTACGCCGACGATGCCGCGCACAAGATGCAATTGCTGGATCACGTGCTGCGCGACGCCGCCCTGGACCAGGCCATCGTCTTCACGGCCACCAAGCGCGGCGCCGATGACCTGGCCGATCGCCTGACCGACCAGGGTTTCGCCGCGGCGGCGCTGCATGGCGACATGAACCAGCGCCAGCGTACCCGCACGCTGGGCATGCTGCAGCGTGGCCAGTTGAAGGTGCTGGTGGCCACCGACGTGGCCGCCCGCGGCATCGACGTGCAGGGCATCAGCCACGCCGTGAACTTCGATCTGCCCATGCAGGCCGAGGACTACGTGCACCGCATCGGCCGCACCGGCCGCGCGGGCCGCGACGGCCTGGCTTTCACGCTGGCCACGCATGCCGAACGCCATAAGGTCCGCCGTATCGAGCATTTCACCGGCCAGACGCTGACCCCTCAGGTCATCGCCGGCCTGGAACCCAAGCGCGCGGCGCGCCCCGCCTACGAGCGCACCGGCGGCAAGCCGTCTTTCGGCAAGCGGCCGTTCAACCGCGACAACCGCGGCTCGTACGCCGGCGGACGCCCCTTCGAAGATCGTCCGCGCCGTGAAGGCGCCGGCCCGCAATACAGCGGCCCGGCCGCCGGCGATCGCCCGGCCCGCCCGCAAGGCGACCGCCCTTTCCGCGCCGACGGTGAATTCCGTGGCGCCGAGCGTGGCTTCCGTCCGGAAGGCGGGTATCGCAAGCCGGCCGAAGGCTTCCGGTCGGAAGGCGGCTTCCGCAAGCCCGAGGGCGCTGCGCGCACCGAAGGCGGTTTCCGTCCGGCCGATCGCGGTTTTCGTGCCGAAGGCGCGGCCCGTCCCGAACGCGGCTTCACCCATGGCGACCGTCCACAGCGCACCGAAGGTGCTTTCCGGGCGGCGCGTTCGGAAGGTGGCCTGCGCGCGGACAAGGCTGTTCGCGAAGGCGGCGGCGCGGGTGGCCATTCTGCCGAACGGGCCGCCCGGCCCGCCTTCGACAAGCGCCCCGCCCGTCCGGCCAAGTCCTTCAAGCCGGCTTACGCCGGCCGCCGGGACTGA